Proteins encoded in a region of the Candidatus Zixiibacteriota bacterium genome:
- a CDS encoding oligosaccharide flippase family protein, with amino-acid sequence MILSKYLPVETYGVWSLFLSMSVLILMFSSFNLMYASLVVLTGKEPGEQKKDIFSVGITKIAFTITVYTGFAVYMYLKQIFSLPVIGLLGAVLLFQTLNNMVFGFSKALLFLKKQVLFLLVESILIIASISISCYVLSGNIYSVMYAFLIAESLAASFGIFLMRDYIKLSKYNFKIVKKYLLIGLPLIPFAFSDMIVRSLVPFMIKLYNGFEAVAYYSVAQKIAIVSTIPIVILENIYGQYIKRSKLKAQFAGVKKTLWMFISIYLAMAVPIFIILCLFGKYFIAFVSTEKYIASYELMLLLVIVNILISLTAIFAMVFAVYNRTKIIGMIWVSVLIFYIFINQILVPRFGLMGIGYSLIISFTIGLILVITAVFKLEKSQQSELKISQQSKSEKSLQVHHTN; translated from the coding sequence ATGATATTATCAAAATACCTGCCTGTAGAAACCTACGGCGTCTGGTCATTATTTTTAAGCATGTCGGTGTTAATTTTGATGTTTTCATCATTTAATCTAATGTATGCATCTTTGGTTGTCCTTACCGGTAAAGAACCTGGCGAACAGAAGAAAGACATATTCTCAGTTGGAATTACTAAAATTGCGTTCACTATAACAGTGTATACAGGATTTGCCGTATATATGTATCTAAAGCAAATATTCAGCTTGCCGGTTATAGGTCTATTAGGCGCCGTTTTATTATTTCAAACACTAAATAATATGGTTTTCGGATTTTCCAAGGCATTGTTGTTTTTAAAAAAGCAGGTTTTGTTTTTACTTGTTGAGAGCATATTAATTATAGCTTCCATATCTATTAGCTGTTATGTGTTGTCGGGCAATATTTACAGCGTAATGTATGCTTTTTTAATAGCGGAAAGCCTGGCGGCGTCGTTCGGCATTTTTTTAATGAGAGATTATATAAAGCTATCGAAGTACAATTTTAAAATAGTGAAAAAATATTTACTAATTGGACTACCTCTAATACCTTTTGCCTTTTCTGATATGATAGTAAGGTCGCTTGTTCCGTTTATGATTAAACTGTATAATGGTTTTGAGGCGGTTGCCTACTACAGCGTTGCTCAAAAAATCGCGATAGTCTCTACTATCCCCATTGTAATTTTGGAAAATATATACGGGCAGTATATTAAGCGCAGCAAACTAAAGGCGCAGTTTGCCGGCGTAAAGAAAACATTATGGATGTTTATTTCTATCTATTTGGCTATGGCTGTTCCGATTTTTATTATTCTCTGTTTGTTTGGAAAATACTTTATCGCTTTTGTCAGCACCGAGAAATATATCGCTTCTTATGAATTGATGCTGCTGCTGGTAATCGTTAACATACTAATCAGCCTAACGGCAATTTTTGCGATGGTTTTTGCAGTGTATAATCGCACAAAGATTATCGGTATGATATGGGTAAGTGTTCTTATATTCTATATATTTATAAATCAGATATTAGTTCCCAGGTTCGGACTTATGGGAATAGGATATTCTCTTATAATATCTTTCACGATAGGGTTAATACTGGTCATTACCGCAGTTTTTAAATTAGAAAAATCTCAGCAGTCAGAGTTAAAGATATCTCAGCAATCAAAATCAGAAAAATCATTGCAGGTGCATCATACTAATTAG
- a CDS encoding MoxR family ATPase — MVSDKGDLAAVERLQEGFNRIKKELGKVIIGQDRVIEELLIAILARGHCLLIGVPGLAKTLMISSLSKTLDLKFSRVQFTPDLMPSDITGTEIIEENKTTGAREFRFVKGPVFANIVLADEINRTPPKTQAALLQAMQENEVTTGGQTFTLEQPFFVLATQNPIELEGTYPLPEAQLDRFMFNIFVDYPNEEEENEIVRTTTSAYISDVDVVMKKDEIIQLQDLVRRVPASDHVIAYAVRLARATRTGDDTGAPDYIKNWVSWGAGPRASQYLILGAKTRSILHGRTTPSIDDVKAVAKPVLRHRIVASFAAEAEGITALDIVDKLLADVGE, encoded by the coding sequence ATGGTATCCGATAAAGGCGATCTTGCCGCTGTTGAGAGATTACAGGAAGGCTTTAACCGAATTAAAAAAGAACTTGGCAAAGTTATTATTGGCCAGGATAGAGTAATCGAAGAACTTCTTATCGCAATTTTAGCTCGCGGGCATTGCTTGTTAATTGGCGTTCCGGGATTGGCGAAAACACTGATGATATCCTCGCTGTCGAAAACGCTCGACTTGAAATTTTCACGTGTTCAATTCACTCCCGATTTGATGCCATCAGATATAACCGGCACCGAGATTATCGAGGAGAACAAGACAACCGGCGCGCGCGAGTTCCGATTTGTCAAAGGTCCGGTATTTGCTAATATTGTGTTGGCTGATGAGATAAACCGCACCCCGCCGAAAACTCAAGCCGCGCTCCTTCAGGCGATGCAGGAAAACGAGGTTACTACCGGCGGTCAGACATTTACTCTTGAACAGCCGTTCTTTGTGCTGGCAACCCAGAATCCTATCGAGCTTGAGGGCACATATCCCTTGCCGGAGGCGCAGCTTGACCGTTTTATGTTTAATATCTTCGTAGATTATCCCAACGAGGAGGAGGAAAACGAGATAGTTCGAACTACAACCTCAGCTTATATTTCGGATGTTGATGTTGTCATGAAAAAGGATGAGATTATTCAGCTTCAGGATTTAGTCCGTCGGGTGCCGGCCAGCGACCATGTTATCGCGTATGCTGTCAGGCTTGCCCGCGCCACTCGCACCGGCGATGATACCGGCGCGCCTGATTATATAAAGAACTGGGTTAGCTGGGGAGCCGGTCCGCGAGCCTCGCAGTATCTGATTTTGGGCGCCAAGACACGCTCTATTTTGCATGGCCGCACCACACCCTCTATTGATGATGTGAAGGCAGTAGCCAAGCCGGTATTGCGTCACCGGATAGTTGCGTCATTTGCCGCCGAGGCAGAGGGCATAACGGCGCTGGATATTGTGGATAAATTGCTGGCAGATGTGGGGGAGTAA
- a CDS encoding TIGR04255 family protein has product MGVKLKNSPIVEVICEFKFKDSSEDLTIYGDFHNEIGKEYIKKKPRSYQEVIINKSESGIEHNIKEYRLQQFFSDDEKTLIQIGSNILAINRLKPYQTWEEFLPVIKKAYSSYIKIAKLKDIKTISLKYINKINFKKEQIDFDDYFLFKPEFNEKLGTIDGRFILGSEFRRNKDNDLLRITLANTSPFKGFKVAFLLDLEYSTIKLDNINISNTLKWVKNAHTEIETAFFNCLTDNLIGKLKK; this is encoded by the coding sequence ATGGGAGTAAAGCTAAAGAACTCACCAATAGTTGAAGTTATTTGTGAGTTTAAATTTAAAGATTCTTCTGAGGATTTGACTATCTATGGCGATTTTCATAATGAAATTGGGAAAGAGTATATTAAAAAAAAGCCAAGATCATATCAAGAAGTAATAATTAATAAGTCAGAAAGTGGAATTGAACATAATATTAAAGAATATAGATTACAGCAATTTTTCAGCGATGATGAAAAAACACTAATACAAATTGGATCGAATATTTTGGCCATTAATAGACTTAAGCCATATCAAACTTGGGAAGAATTTTTACCTGTAATAAAAAAAGCATATAGTAGTTATATAAAAATAGCCAAATTGAAAGATATTAAAACGATTAGTCTTAAATATATTAATAAAATTAACTTCAAAAAAGAGCAAATCGATTTTGATGATTATTTTCTTTTCAAACCTGAATTTAATGAAAAATTAGGGACAATTGATGGACGATTTATTCTTGGTTCGGAATTTAGGAGAAACAAAGATAATGATCTACTTAGAATTACTTTAGCTAATACTAGTCCTTTCAAAGGATTTAAGGTTGCATTTCTCCTTGACTTAGAATACAGTACAATTAAATTAGATAATATAAATATTAGTAACACACTTAAATGGGTTAAAAATGCTCATACTGAAATTGAAACAGCTTTTTTCAATTGTTTAACAGATAATTTAATAGGTAAACTGAAAAAATGA